From Woronichinia naegeliana WA131, the proteins below share one genomic window:
- a CDS encoding transposase: MYVGDGIKVGKEGRKMPGVKRLHQESEDVSKPEWIRGHYFNALSILVGVGKACFALPLVLRLDDGIKSKATEKGEGKGKKKVKTSLVTKMADLCVTYAEAGIYVILDAYFACEPVLKSFRQNALHLITRVRCSTVAYHWCQLKPKCLLTKD; the protein is encoded by the coding sequence GTGTATGTGGGTGATGGCATCAAAGTGGGGAAAGAAGGACGCAAGATGCCAGGTGTAAAACGACTACACCAAGAATCGGAAGATGTGTCCAAGCCAGAGTGGATAAGGGGTCATTACTTCAATGCCTTGAGTATTTTGGTGGGAGTAGGGAAAGCCTGCTTTGCCTTGCCCTTAGTGTTGCGGCTAGACGATGGCATCAAGTCCAAAGCAACCGAGAAGGGGGAGGGAAAAGGCAAAAAAAAGGTGAAGACGAGCCTGGTGACAAAAATGGCTGACCTTTGTGTTACTTACGCAGAGGCAGGGATTTATGTAATTTTGGATGCTTATTTTGCTTGCGAACCAGTGCTCAAAAGTTTTCGCCAGAACGCCTTGCATCTAATCACAAGAGTGCGTTGCTCCACCGTCGCCTATCATTGGTGTCAACTTAAGCCAAAATGCCTACTCACAAAAGATTAG